The Sphingomonas carotinifaciens genomic sequence GCGTAGCGCGCGCAAGCCGCCGTGCAATCCTCCGCTACAACCGTTAAGGGTCGATTCGTGAACCGATATCGGAAACGCTTCTGGCTCCTTGCCTCGGGCGTCGCGGCGCTGGCTGGCTATCTCGATGCCGTCGGCTTTCTTACCCTGAACGGCCTGTTTGTCTCCTTCATGAGCGGCAATTCGACGCAGCTTGCGGTCGATCTCGTCCTGGGAGGCCCGATGGCGGCGGTCGCAGCCGGACTGGTCGGCGCGTTTGTCGGCGGCGTGATCGCCGGTGCGCTGGCCGCGCGTGTGGCGGGGATGGCGCGAAAGCCGGTGGTCCTGCTGCTGGTCACCATCCTGCTTGCCGTCGCCGCCCTGCTGAACGCACCGTCCGCCGTCTTCGTCATGGCCGCGGCGATGGGTGCCGCCAACGGCGTGTTCCAGCGTGATGGCGAGGTCAGCATCGGCGTCACCTACATGACCGGTACACTGGTCAAGCTGGGCCAGCGGCTCGCCGCCGCGATCACCGGCGGCGCACGCTGGGCGTGGATTCCGCATCTGCTGTTGTGGAGCGCGCTTGTCACCGGGGCCGCACTGGGCGCGTTCGCGCATCTCCATGCCGGCCCCCATGCCTTGTGGCTGGCCACGGCCGCAGCGCTGATCCTCACGATCGCCGCCGCTCTGACCGATCGCCGCGCCTGAACTTGCAGGGCACGAAACCGTTTACGTGGGCACAGGTGACGAAACGAGAACAAAGCCCCATATCCCCGCCATGGCCATCCAGATCCGCACGACCCTAGACGAGCCGGAAACCGGCCCCGCCTTCGTCCCCCATCGCCCCAGCCGCCCGGAAAAGGCGGAGGGCGGCCGCCGCTTCGAGCTGGTGACCGACTACACCCCCAGCGGCGACCAGCCCACCGCCATTGCCGAACTGGTCGCGGCGGCACGGGCGGGCGAGAAGGATCAGGTGCTGCTCGGTGTCACCGGCTCTGGCAAGACCTTCACCATGGCCAAGACGATCGAGGCGTTGCAGCGCCCCGCCCTGATCCTCGCCCCCAACAAGATCCTGGCCGCACAGTTGTACGGAGAGTTCAAGAACTTCTTTCCGAACAACGCGGTCGAATATTTCGTCAGCTATTACGATTATTACCAGCCCGAAGCCTATGTGCCGCGGTCCGACACCTATATCGAGAAGGAATCCTCGA encodes the following:
- a CDS encoding YoaK family protein, which gives rise to MNRYRKRFWLLASGVAALAGYLDAVGFLTLNGLFVSFMSGNSTQLAVDLVLGGPMAAVAAGLVGAFVGGVIAGALAARVAGMARKPVVLLLVTILLAVAALLNAPSAVFVMAAAMGAANGVFQRDGEVSIGVTYMTGTLVKLGQRLAAAITGGARWAWIPHLLLWSALVTGAALGAFAHLHAGPHALWLATAAALILTIAAALTDRRA